The Gossypium hirsutum isolate 1008001.06 chromosome D06, Gossypium_hirsutum_v2.1, whole genome shotgun sequence genome contains the following window.
taaaatagagagtatatggatgaaatcttgattgaattcattcatatttttttaaaatggcataaggcctatttatacaagcttacaacttgacaacttagttggaatacaactaagtttcatcattacatccacttaaaataaatcaccacctactacactaacaaacttagttggaatacaactaagttacatcattacatccacttaaaataaatcaccacctactacactaacaaacttagttggaatacaactaagttacatcattacatccaaataataataataataataataataataataataataataataataataaaacatgtgattgctacatgctaaccattgcttcaatactTTCACAATTTGTATAATTTGCAGATGAACTAAAAGCCATGGCATTGCAATCTCTGAGATTTGATTTGAGTATAATTGAAGCTGCTACAAAAAACTTCGCTGAAGTTAACAAGATCGGTGCTGGTGGATTTGGCAGTGTATATAAGGTGAGGAAAATGGTATGATCGTATAAAATTATCTCCACTCTTTTTGGTTAAAGATTTAGAGATAGTCCCAAGGTTGATTGTTTCATAAAGAATTATTGTGCTTGACACGGTTAGGGTATACTTACTGATGGACAAGAAATAGCTGAGAAGAGACTATCAACAAGCTCGGGTTCAGGTGCTGATGAGTTTCAGACTGAAGTTGTATTGGTAGCCAAACTTCAGCATCGGAATCTTGTGAAGCTATTAGGGTATTGCCTAGAAAGAAAAGATAAGATGCTTATCTATGAACTTGTGCCCAACAAAAGCCTTGATCACTTCATATTTGGTTTGGCCCTTTCACACAGACAGATATACCTGCATGCTTTTATTTTCACCAAAAATAACCTGTTTATGACCTATTGATCATGACAAACaacatttactttttcttttgctCTTTCATTTCAGATCTTGAAAAACAAAGGCAGTTAGTTTGGCCCCTAcgatacaaaataattaaagggaTTGCTCGAGGGCTTTTATACCTTCACTCAGATTCACATCTCAAAATCATACACCGTGATCTTAAAGCTGGTAATATTCTATTAGACGAGGACATGACCCCAAAGATTTCTGATTTTGGTATGGCAAAGAT
Protein-coding sequences here:
- the LOC107900172 gene encoding putative cysteine-rich receptor-like protein kinase 12, encoding MLCSWLESNQETNCAKNQKWKAKIYELKAMALQSLRFDLSIIEAATKNFAEVNKIGAGGFGSVYKGILTDGQEIAEKRLSTSSGSGADEFQTEVVLVAKLQHRNLVKLLGYCLERKDKMLIYELVPNKSLDHFIFDLEKQRQLVWPLRYKIIKGIARGLLYLHSDSHLKIIHRDLKAGNILLDEDMTPKISDFGMAKIVGENKSLQHTKRIAGTYGYMSPEYAVHGLFSEKSDIYSFGILMLEIVCGKRNTSFFHSAHAENLLTYVWRQWKNGTPIEVMDSALRDSYVSNEVARCIHIALLCVQQDPEARPPMTKVVDTSHESPTQAQERDGLKLPQGPITRSKAK